One part of the Acidimicrobiia bacterium genome encodes these proteins:
- a CDS encoding ribose-phosphate diphosphokinase, giving the protein MEVVSRKRLMLFTGSANLSLADEVADLLGVRLGGLERSVFANGEIYVRPTDSVRGTDCFVLQSHSDPINFHIMEQLIAIDALKRASARRITAVVPYFPYSRQDKKVMPREAIAARLMGDMFMTAGADRIASVDLHTGQVQGFIHKPFDHLTALPVFTDYLRDRLKGPTTVVSPDAGGVKRAEKYARQLDAYVAFIHKRREVDVHNESEALAVIGKVEGRHAIIVDDIIDTAGTAVNAVKLLKEKGALSVTIAATHGILSGPAVERIRNSEIEELVVSNTIPAPPGAELLGNVRVLSIAPLLAEAIQAIFMESSVSQIFLGDNL; this is encoded by the coding sequence ATGGAGGTCGTCAGCCGAAAACGGCTCATGCTGTTTACCGGAAGTGCCAACCTCTCGCTGGCGGACGAGGTTGCGGATCTACTCGGCGTTCGTCTGGGCGGACTCGAACGGTCGGTATTCGCCAACGGCGAGATCTACGTCCGGCCCACGGACAGCGTGCGCGGTACCGACTGCTTCGTTCTGCAGAGCCACAGCGATCCGATCAACTTCCACATCATGGAACAGTTGATCGCCATCGACGCTTTGAAGAGGGCGTCCGCCCGCCGTATCACCGCCGTCGTCCCCTACTTCCCCTACTCCCGGCAGGACAAGAAGGTCATGCCCCGTGAGGCGATTGCCGCCCGCTTGATGGGCGACATGTTCATGACGGCGGGAGCAGACCGCATCGCCTCGGTAGACCTGCACACCGGACAGGTGCAGGGTTTCATCCACAAACCTTTCGACCATCTCACCGCGCTCCCGGTATTCACCGACTACCTGCGTGATCGCCTCAAGGGACCCACGACCGTCGTGTCGCCCGACGCCGGTGGTGTGAAGCGGGCTGAGAAGTATGCGCGCCAGCTCGACGCCTACGTGGCGTTCATTCACAAGCGGCGTGAGGTCGACGTCCACAACGAGTCCGAAGCGCTCGCGGTGATCGGCAAGGTGGAAGGCCGCCACGCGATCATCGTCGACGACATCATCGACACGGCAGGTACCGCGGTCAACGCCGTCAAACTGTTGAAGGAGAAGGGTGCGCTGAGCGTGACCATCGCCGCGACTCACGGAATACTCTCGGGTCCGGCGGTCGAGCGAATCAGGAACAGCGAAATCGAGGAACTGGTCGTAAGCAACACCATTCCCGCCCCACCCGGTGCCGAGTTGCTCGGCAACGTGCGTGTCTTGTCGATCGCGCCGCTTCTGGCTGAGGCGATTCAAGCCATCTTCATGGAGAGTTCCGTCTCGCAGATCTTCCTGGGCGACAATCTCTGA
- a CDS encoding LysM domain-containing protein, which translates to MMRRKVTALLLFEVAAISALHALGGMPGFGVRGHHLLSPATRVEDAIASGLRFVALGMAYWLLLSSAVYLAARLADIPAALGAVRWLTLPPIRRLVDGTLAVGLSVGTLVIPTPAMAQQPPPVEQTYIPTPAGFEQPGEPLVGLDGDAFIPPGASIPAPAAPAQEPIQHGLETASAIPTHLLFDRPPDFAHEVAAGENLWSIARDRLSRLTDASPSDSEIAAYWTDLIAANRGRLMSGDPDLIYPGEVLALPVVEP; encoded by the coding sequence ATGATGCGAAGGAAAGTCACCGCTCTCCTGCTGTTTGAGGTCGCAGCCATCAGTGCGCTGCACGCCCTGGGTGGAATGCCGGGTTTCGGCGTCCGCGGGCACCATCTCCTGTCGCCTGCGACCCGGGTGGAGGATGCGATTGCCTCGGGGCTGCGTTTCGTCGCCCTTGGCATGGCCTACTGGTTGCTCTTGTCATCGGCCGTCTATCTGGCTGCACGGCTGGCCGACATTCCGGCTGCTCTGGGTGCGGTCCGGTGGTTGACCCTTCCACCGATCCGCCGACTAGTGGACGGGACGCTGGCTGTCGGCCTTTCGGTCGGCACCCTCGTCATTCCCACCCCGGCGATGGCACAGCAACCACCACCCGTCGAGCAGACCTACATTCCCACTCCTGCAGGATTCGAGCAGCCGGGGGAACCTCTCGTCGGCTTGGACGGAGACGCTTTCATTCCGCCGGGAGCGTCGATCCCGGCCCCGGCAGCGCCGGCTCAAGAACCGATCCAACACGGCCTCGAGACGGCGAGTGCTATTCCCACTCATCTTCTTTTCGACCGGCCACCGGATTTCGCACACGAGGTAGCCGCCGGTGAGAACCTGTGGTCGATTGCCCGGGACCGCCTCAGCCGCCTCACCGATGCGTCTCCATCGGATTCAGAGATCGCCGCCTACTGGACCGATCTGATTGCGGCCAACCGGGGCCGGCTGATGTCGGGCGACCCCGACCTCATCTACCCCGGGGAAGTCCTCGCACTTCCGGTGGTGGAGCCATGA
- a CDS encoding YjbQ family protein: protein MDSEVFTIQTGGRRGVYDITREVAGFTSGRGDGLVSVFVPHATAGVAIFETGAGSDGDVMDTVDALFPRDGRWRHRHGSHGHGADHVLPAFIAPGITVPVLGGVPALGTWQSIVLVDPNQDNPERKVRLSWIQG from the coding sequence ATGGATTCCGAAGTCTTCACCATCCAGACCGGCGGCCGGCGCGGCGTCTACGACATCACCCGGGAAGTAGCCGGATTCACGTCCGGCCGCGGTGACGGGCTCGTCTCTGTGTTCGTACCGCATGCGACGGCGGGTGTTGCCATCTTCGAGACCGGTGCTGGAAGCGACGGCGACGTGATGGATACCGTCGACGCGCTGTTTCCTCGCGATGGCCGGTGGCGTCACCGCCACGGTTCTCACGGACACGGCGCCGATCACGTCCTCCCGGCATTCATCGCTCCCGGCATCACGGTCCCCGTCCTGGGCGGCGTTCCGGCTCTCGGCACGTGGCAGTCGATCGTGCTCGTCGATCCGAATCAGGACAACCCTGAGCGGAAAGTCCGCCTCAGCTGGATTCAGGGCTGA
- the glmU gene encoding bifunctional UDP-N-acetylglucosamine diphosphorylase/glucosamine-1-phosphate N-acetyltransferase GlmU, whose protein sequence is MGLRVAILAAGQGTRMKSSLPKVMHRVAGRTMVGWVLEAVRGIGADRVTVVTAPAADDLRADLPAGVTSCIQEEQLGTGHAAQIAIDHLGNREGDAVLVLPGDTPLLQADTLRRLIEAHEEDSPALTMLTTRLADPSGYGRVLRDAAGTVTGIVEHRDGTPEQLAVDEVNAGIYVFDGTHLADALGRIDRDNAQSEYYLPDVVALFVAEGLPVRAVEAGEEEVSGVNSQQQLAEVSRAMRRRINEYWMGRGVWMADPDQVFIEADVQLSAGVRLYPGVHLEGATEVAEDAQIGPDSYIVDGKIGSGAHIWYAVVRQAEIGEAAEVGPYVSLRPGTVLGPRSKAGTFVEMKNAVIGEKSKVPHLAYMGDVEVGVGANVGAGTITVNYDGYEKHRTIIKDGARIGSDTMLIAPVTIGEGAYTGAGSVISRDVTDGALAVERSQQKEIPGYAARREAKQRRRQEES, encoded by the coding sequence ATGGGCTTGAGGGTGGCGATTCTGGCTGCCGGTCAGGGCACCCGGATGAAGTCGAGTCTTCCCAAAGTCATGCACCGGGTTGCCGGTCGCACGATGGTGGGTTGGGTCCTCGAGGCCGTTCGGGGAATCGGTGCGGATCGGGTGACGGTCGTCACCGCACCCGCCGCCGATGACTTGCGGGCCGACCTCCCGGCGGGCGTCACCAGCTGCATTCAAGAGGAGCAACTGGGTACTGGCCATGCCGCGCAGATAGCCATCGATCACCTCGGAAACCGGGAGGGCGACGCCGTTCTGGTGCTGCCCGGAGACACTCCGCTTTTGCAGGCCGATACGCTGCGCCGGCTCATAGAAGCCCACGAGGAGGATTCGCCGGCTCTCACGATGTTGACTACCCGGCTCGCCGATCCGTCCGGATATGGACGCGTGCTGCGGGACGCGGCAGGGACGGTGACCGGCATCGTCGAACACCGCGACGGCACTCCCGAGCAGCTGGCCGTCGACGAAGTCAACGCGGGCATCTACGTGTTCGACGGAACACACCTGGCCGACGCCCTCGGCAGGATCGATCGTGACAACGCTCAGAGCGAGTACTACCTGCCCGACGTCGTCGCCTTGTTCGTTGCCGAAGGGCTTCCGGTACGGGCCGTCGAAGCCGGCGAAGAGGAAGTCTCCGGCGTCAACAGTCAGCAGCAGCTGGCCGAGGTCTCCCGCGCAATGCGCAGGCGAATCAACGAGTACTGGATGGGTCGGGGAGTTTGGATGGCCGATCCCGACCAGGTCTTCATCGAAGCGGACGTGCAACTGAGCGCCGGAGTGCGGTTGTATCCCGGTGTTCATCTCGAGGGTGCCACCGAGGTGGCAGAGGACGCGCAAATAGGCCCGGACAGCTACATAGTGGACGGCAAGATCGGGAGCGGGGCTCACATCTGGTACGCGGTCGTTCGCCAGGCTGAAATCGGCGAAGCCGCCGAAGTCGGACCCTACGTGTCCCTTCGACCCGGAACGGTGCTGGGGCCTCGATCCAAAGCCGGCACGTTCGTCGAAATGAAGAATGCCGTCATCGGCGAAAAGTCGAAGGTTCCCCATCTCGCCTACATGGGCGATGTCGAGGTTGGCGTGGGCGCCAACGTGGGCGCCGGCACGATCACCGTGAACTACGACGGATACGAGAAGCACCGCACCATCATCAAAGACGGCGCCCGGATCGGGTCCGATACGATGCTGATCGCACCCGTCACTATCGGAGAGGGTGCCTATACGGGCGCAGGTTCGGTGATCAGCCGGGATGTGACGGACGGCGCTCTGGCCGTCGAGCGCTCGCAGCAGAAGGAGATCCCGGGCTACGCTGCTCGCCGGGAAGCAAAACAGCGTCGCAGGCAGGAGGAGAGCTGA